TCATCATTCCATCATCAAATGAGCTGTTGActtcgccatcgtcaccgcctgCTGTTAGTGTTGTCGGATGCTTCACTGCCTTGACCTATCAGAGCTCCTGTACATTTCAACAACCTGCCTTCACGCGCTACCTACAGCTCCCTGAGTTGCTCTATTTCTGCTCATTTTGGGTCACGTACTCCTGTACACACGATTTCAAAAGTTGCACCGCCCTCGATCTCGACGGCTGTACTTTTGGCGGCTTGGCCTAATCAACTTTTCGAGTCTTGTACGACTACCCTCTGTTCTACCTCTTTGCCAACAAGTACCTGTCTTTCTTTCATCACCTGTCAGCCATGGAATGCCTGCGAGACAAgtttgtcggcggcgtccttcTGGACGGCCGATTCCAAACCATCTCGCCTCTCAACCACGGCTCTTTTGGCATGGTCTTCATGGCACAGGATCTCTTGACGAACCAGCCTGTGGCCATCAAGTGCCTCACCAAGAAGTCGGCGCCTGGTGACGCCGGTCTTGATTtcgccgtcgatgacaaGTCTGAGGAATATGCCCTCCACAGCAGCCTTGGCAATCACCCAAACATTGTCAATCTCATCCATTCTTTCGAGACAGACGCTCATGTCTATCTTGTCATGGAATTCTGCTCGCAGGGAGATTTGTATGAGGCTATTCGCAACGGCCATGGTCCCCTTCAGACTGAACACGTTCGGCAATTCATGCTTCAATTGGTCGACTCCGTTGACTACATTCATTCAAAGGGTGTCTACCATCGCGACATCAAGCCGGAGAACATCTTTCTCACTCAGGATGGCGCCATGAAACTCGGCGACTTCGGCCTGGCCACGACGGACAAGTGGTCTTACGAGATGACAGTTGGCAGTGATCGTTACATGGCTCCTGAGCAATTCGACTCCGCTGGCGCTGGTTActcgcccgcagcggctGACATCTGGGCCATCGGCATCTGCCTGCTCAACATTTTGTTTTCGAGGAACCCGTTTACCACTCCCACCGAGGCCGACCCTCTGTTTCTTGATTTCTCGCGCGACAAGCAAAGCCTGTTCGACGTCTTCCCAGACATGTCCCAGGATACTTACGAGGTCATTGTTCAATGCATGAACCTGGATCCAAAGCGACGATCCCTGGTCGGTGCACGAGAGGCGCTTATGCGTGTTGAGAGTTTCACGACCGAAGATGAATCGCTTGACGACTTTTGCGGCGCTGAGAAGGCCACGGTGGTGTCTGCCAACCGTGAGCCCCTCCGCACGCCGTCCATCCAGAGTCCCCACGTCGATTCTGGAGCGTTCCCTTGGGCCAAGGCCTTGCATGCGAGCCCTCATCAGGCTCGTCAACTCAGCGCCATTCCTGACGACGAGAGCTACACCGAGGACCTCTTTTCGAAGTCCGGCGAAACTGCGGACTGGTGTTCGGCCAGCATTCAGACACCGTCTTCGTCAATGCTCGACTCTCATCTGGGACTCTCGCTCAAATCCGTCGCTGTTGGATCCACCCGCTTTCCGAAAGTCTCACCGACAGCTGGGTCGCTTCCCATCAGCGTGGCAAAGCCACTCACGGTATCTATGTCGACGGTATTTGGCCGTCGCAAGGATGCTGTATCCAAGAGCTGGAGTGACATGtgggacgaagacgaggaggaggaacatGAACGGGAGATGCAAGCCCGCCAGGCGCTCAACGGGAGGACCTGGAGCCACGAGAGCAGTGGCACtgagaagaaggaagaagatAAGTCGGAAGGCGAGGCTACACCTCACATCATCAaaggcgacgtcgatgaggaTCTCGTTGCAGATGGTTTCTTCTTCCACGACTCAGACGCTGTCAAGAAAGCGACACCTCCTACCCCACGCTATTCGCCACCGTCGAAGCGATTCAATTTTGACAAGTGGGCAGCGCTCGGTGAGCGTCGCAGGGGTCAGGGGTTCAAGCCACTCGCAGAAAAGTCGCCGATTCTGAAGGCTGGACGTCAAATTGGTCTTGGATACAAATCTTATGAAGCGGGCGTTTTGGATCATTCTTATcacaacatcaacaacacAAACAAATCTTGGGGCAGAGAACGAGTCAAGGAATGCCCACGAAACAAAGGGAGAGATTGGAACTGGCGCCGGGACCGGCGCTCCGATCTCGGGGACATTGAGTGGGTTGGTGGGTGGTAGAGAGTTGAGTCTCTCTCGTACACCTTTCCAATCGTGGTTGAGGCCGTGTCGAGGCTTCGATGAGCAGTGGCAGCACTCACGGCGAGACTGGTCAACACGTCTGCCTGCATCGCCTTTTCGATGGTGCCGCAGATGAAATCTATTCGAACCGTCTTGGCTTGGCCGCCTGGTGTTGGTCGCTGTTGTGCATCGGGGCATGGTTTTGAGCCTCAACTCGCTTTCTGCGTATTAGATATTGTCAGAGATAGGTCACACAATACCAGAAGTTACCCACTCAAAATATCTTCTTTGTGGCCAATGACGTGATATAGACCAGAGATCGGTTGGACTGATGAGGTGCACAGATACTTATCCCGTTGCGTGTCGCCGGAAACATGACTTTTGCGTGATACGACGGGATCCTGGATTTCAGGCGTAGCCGACCTCAAGTTGTACATCGGAGGGCACATTCTACGTCGCAAACAGCTGGCGCACTGATCAGGTCTTCATGTTTTATTTCGGCACGGAAGCGAGGCGGAACAAAGCGTTGCACTTATTTACTCATATGAGCACCTTAGAACGAGAGCTAGCCCTCCACAAGAATGCACTCCCGTACGGTAGATGTTAAATTGGCTCAATATGAGCCGTACATAAGCGCGCAGCGCAGATGACGGAGTTCGACACGAGGGCGTCCGTGCTCTGCGGCCACCGGGTCGGGGAGACAAGCGCGAGCAAGCTACGCGCCGACAAGGTGCTTGGGGAGAAAGGTCCAGACGGTGCCAACCAAGCCCATGAGGGAGAaaacggcgaggagggcccaggaggcgaggcgctcgcgcagAGGTATGCTGTGCCAGAAGAGCTTGAGGTAGAACGATATGGGGAGAATGACCGAGATGAGAGAgcagagggcggcgccgaggaaggcgCAGACCGAGTCGAAGGCCGGAAAGAGGATAGATATGACTAgcaggacgaagacgacgcagaGGCGGACAAGAACGCGGAGAGAGGTGGTGAGCACGTGTGATCGGCGGGTCGTAGCGGACTgggcatggtggtggtggtggtgggtggcgTGTATACCGCATATGACGTCGGCCGTGGTGATGAGGGGGCGGGCGTTGAGGGGTATCTTGGTCAGCGGGATGATGGCGATAAAGATGCACATGAGGATGCTGAGGACCTCGGGGTAGCCTGTCGTCTTGAGGATGTTGGAGGTGATGGCATccttgatgccgtcgccaaaCATGAGGATACCGATGATGGCCAGACAGGTATCGAGGACGTACTGGGGCGGCCGGTTAGTCAGTCGGTCGCGCGAAACTTCGGGGGCGCCAGGAGTGCTTACCGAGAAGGAGAACGTGGCATTGACGCCCTTGTTCCACTTGTGGGGGTGTCGCATGTCGCGGTAGATCTGCAACGAGGAGACGTGAGCAAGGAGCTATTGTGCATTAGGCGGGACGAGAGCGCACGTACCGAAGGGAAAACAGAGTGAGCCCCCCATGGGCTGGCCATCAGGCCATACGCAAGGGGAAGCGACAGCCAATTTGACGGGAGCAGGTAGGTCGCAGCGGGCTCCCACAGTGAGCCGGGGCCGTGCTCTTTGATGAAgccgtcgatgatgacgatgcagacGACTATACCGGAAAGCGGGTGTTAACCAACAGCGAACAGTATGATCCCACTGACAAGAACGATTTGACGGGACGTACTGCAAAAGGTGGAGAAAATGCCCACGACACTTGTGTAGctcagccagcgcagcggcaTGGCGTTGAGTACGAGAATGAgggcggcgcagacggcCTTCCACGTGTTGACGGTGGCAATGCCaggaaggaggaggtggagagAGTCGGCGAAGAGGATGACCAgggcgacgcaggcggcAACCAGCTCGAGGGTGAAGAGGGCTGACACGACAACGCGGGCCCTGGCGCCGAAGGCCACGTAGGCGAGGTCCGAGTAGGTGATGAGGCTGGCGTCGAACTGCATGCAGCGGCCGAGCAGCTTGGCCGTGTgggccgtgacggcggccgtgaggGTCAGGAGGACTAGACCGATGATCCAGCCACTCATCTTGAAGGCCAGGGGTAGGCTCAGCAGGCCGACTccgatgatggcgttgatggaGTTGAAGACGGACTGGGGTAGCGTGCTTTGGCCCTCGACTGTCAGGAGTATCTTGCCACCCTGCTTGACCTCCTTGACGAGGATgggctgctcctcgcccagAGCCAGCGTCGCGTCCACatcttcgccgccggtgctgacACCAccgaagccggcggcggcatcgccatctccttcgacgccgaggatgcgccACCCACTGCCGTGGCTGAAAGAGGAGCGCGATcgcgccgtgcgcgccgtgccgtaGTGGGAGCTGCGGAACGAGCCGTAGCTGCCGATGACAGAGGGCGTCGCCAGGTGAGGCGGCACGGCGAAGACGCTGGACCTGCTCGACGGTGAGCCCGTGGGGAGCGCGCCTGATGCCATTTCCGAGTCGACAGCCTTCCCCTCGCCATCGCGATACTCGCCCCTGAAAGCCAAAGAGCCGTAGGCGTacgcgccggcgctgggaCCGTCTgaagcgccgccagcaccggcggatgtctgctgctgcggggaggcggcgaggtgctgACCGAGCAGACTCGTgtgcggcgtggcggcgccgccgctcacgaCACTCCTCCCGTAGTGGGGGGCATCGTCGcggtcatcgtcgccatcgccagccatgACGAGGCTCGGACGACGGGGGATCACCTCATGGAagttggcggcgcgctgccaGCTCCGAGCAAAGCTCCTGAAGCTGTTCGGGCCGCCAaagtcggccatggcggccaggcgATTGGTGACGGACGATCTATGAGGAGACGTGGTTAGCGAGGCATCATCACATTACCGAGAGAGACCTAATAGTATATGGTACCTCCTACGTTCGTGGCCAAAAATTACCCCGGTACCGCCATCACGAcccccatcgtcaccgccatcgccgtcgtcgtcgtcgtcgatcagagcctgctcctcggccagcacgcTTGACGTCAGGCTGCCTGAAGGGGACGGCCTTCCGTCGTATTCGTCCCAAGACGTCGGATTCTGCGACTGGTGCGCCATCTGCAAGCAGCTTGCAGGCAGCTtgcaggcagcagcaacggcggcggcggcggcggcggctgctgctgctgctgtgtcTGCGAACTGGGCCTTGCACTGCCGTGGCAGAGCTAGCTGAGGTGGGACACACGGTCACACTATCGCCCGTCGAGCACGGGCCGTCTTTCCGATTCGCGTTTGCTCGGCGTCTGTCTCTCCTCACTGACGAGGGCTTGCGATTGCTCTTATGTATGAGAGCCGTACGTCTGAGGCTCTGATCTTGGGCAAGCAACGGGCTGTCGGCGGAGGAAGACAAGGGAAGGCGGGGGGCGACGCCGGAGCAGGAGGCGCTCGGggtgggcgacgatggctgAGGCCCGCACGTGAGGGGGATGCGATTCCGATGCTACTGATGGACGCGGGACAGGCCGTGAGTCGAGCAGACGATGTGACTCCAGgtggagaggaggaggcgcctcCTGTATGTAGTAAGTCGTCCGTACTCGGCAAACGAACGAAGCTGCCGTTGGTGTAGTCGTTTGCaaaaaccccccccccccaaaaaaacCAGAGGAAGTCGTGGAGAAGCAACGCCCGTGCTGTCGCCGCAGCCACAGTCGAGTCCGTGACGTTGCTTGCTCTTATCGGGAGCCAAGGCCAGAGGACGCCAGAGAAGGCCAAGCTGCCCTGTTTCCGCGATAGCGACAGGCCCGCTTTAGCTtacaacagcagcagcggcagcagcagcagtagtcTCCTCCGCCAGAGACCATGATCACCTGGTCGAAGCTGTTGCCGCTAGCGACGGGGTCCCCAGGAGAGCCACCCccccgcggcgcggcgccggtgggGTCCTGGACGCGAAAGAAGGCTGgcacggctggctggcatggcAAAGCAATGAGGCAGCCAGACAGGCAGgcttgttgccgttgctgttATTattggcgttggcgttgggcGGATTTGATCCCGTCCAAGCTGGAGGTGTGTGGCTCGTCAAAGCCAGGCGCTTTCAGCGCTTTACCTCGGCGATCgttgcctgcccgcccaatTGTCAAGCAGCCTCCACAGGTACCTATACTGTATACCTAGACGTTCCATTAGTACCTTAAGGTAGTACTAGAGGCTGTCCCCCACCTGCTTGCTGTTGTCTCACTGTAACCCGCCTGTCAGCCAGGGCGGACAGTCCGTACCTAGGACCGACCCATGCTACAGTGGgcgtacctacctaccttacctagtacCGTCTTGGGCTGTTTGGCTGTGTACCTAGTACCTTAGGTGCTACGTAGGTGTGGGTACACGGGTGCTGGGCGCAGGCATAACTAAATGGAAGGTGCACGCTACCTAGGTGTTCTGCACCTGCCATCCATTGGCTTGCATGGGTCCCGTCTCCTCCCCACCATTGCCCTCTTCCCACCCGAATTTTGACGAGGCTGACGGTGGATTTCGCTCTGTGCCCGCTCTTCTAGAACGTCTAGACCCTCACGACGTCTTGGACTTTGCTTGCTCGCCATCACGGCGAGAAGGAGGGGAAACAAAAAAGAGAAGACGCGCTTTCCATCACCCCGGCGCACGGGCAGTGGCTGCTCTTTCGTCATGTTGTCGCCGAGCGCCCACTCCAAGGACCCTTAGCTCGCCAGGGAACACAATGACCATCGCTGCCACCGCGTCGACACCACGGCCGCAACCACGGGCACCGTCCGCAACAGCAAAGGCACCGCTACCAGCCGCAGGAAGCGCGCTCGTCCCATCACCACCCGCAGATacccgcaccgccgccgccggctcctccctcgccgagACGCTCTACATCCTCGACGCATTcaaccaccgccaccacaaCCAGCACCGCGCGACGCACTGGTGGCCCTCTTTCCGcatcctccaccgccgcctccgggcCCTGTACGATGCGCTGCTCTTCAGCACCCGGATCCCCGTCGGTCGTCCGGCGCTGTCGAAtcccttgtcgtcgtcgtcggcggcggcgcgcgggcggctcgtccgcctccgcgccggcTGGATGAGGGCACATATCGTCCCTCGCGCATATGTGTTCGTCATCAACCTTGCCACCTTTCCCATCACATGCGTCAATGGGCTCCATACATGTCTCTCGTCAAATCACTGACGCTTCAATGCTTCCAACGCCTTGCAGTTCGTTCTcccagctggcggcggacaaTCAACATGCTCCCTTGGGGCTactgctcctcgccgttcTCAGCCGCGTCGACACCGTCCTGGCTACCCTCGTACCTTCCGACGACAGCGCAGCTCTTCTGGCGCCGGAGGTTAACCTGCCCCGTGCCAGTGTGACAGTCGCACACTCGATGCCTATGGAGACGGAGGCACCGCCTCCAGACCTAGGCGTGCCCGTATCCCGCCAAGTCATTCCGCATCCTGTTGAGAAGCATGATAAGCACGCCTACGAGAGGTCGCCGTCTGAGTCCAATAAGAAACGCCCGCGGGACACCACGGCCGACGTCGCAGCCACCGGCGCCTCCGGCGAACGGCGCGAGAGCAAAAAGAAGAGCAGGAAGAAGGGAAAGGACGGCAGCGATGCCTTTGCTAGTCTCTTCGGTTCACTGGCCTGACACACGCGAGACAGGAGTCGTATAGTCAGAAGTATTAATTTTGGGGGAATTTGTCAGATACTCATTACAGATAAAGAAACCAGACAAACCACAGCGAAAAAAAGCAGACTGTCGGCAGTGTACTCACGCCAGGCCCACTCGTACGTACCCGTACAAAACAAACAATGTTTGGCTCGTCTCTCCATAGTCCATGCGCCTGATGTGTGTTTTCCTTTCCGACCTCCCGCAGGCACGGCCCGTTCAAACTAGTATCCCACAAGAGCCAAATCTGGCTTCACGACAAACGTGGCAGCTTCGTCTCCCCGTGCGTCCCTCCAAGCGCCTCCACCCAATGTGCCACAGACCAGTACCTAGCGTCTTCGACGCTAATTCTCACGCAACTAGAATGGGCGGTAAGACCAGATGCGAGCCTTCATGTCGCCAGAGCCCGTGGCAAAGTACCCGCCCTGGGGGCTGGGGGCCACCGAGATGACCGAGTTCTTGTGCCCCTGAAGCATCAGCTGCGTCGTTCCCGTGCGCGGGTCCCAGAACTGGACGCCGCGATCCTTGGAGCCCGACAGCACCCAGTTGGCGTCGGGTGTTAACGCCACCGATAGGACAAAGTCACGGTGGCCCTCGAACGTCTTGACGCACTTTCCGCCCTTGGGTCCcgagttgccgccgccgcgcggagAGCTCAGCTCCCACATCTTGATGGTTCGGTCCAGgctgccgctgacgaggTCCTTGCCATTGGGCGAAAAGGCCACCGAGTAGACCGAGTCCTTGTGTCCATCCGGGCCTTCGAGGCGTTCCACAAGGAATCCCGAGTGAATGTCCCACACGCGGACGCTCTTATCCAgagagccggcggcgacgtatTGGGTATCGGGCGATATGGCCACGGTCgtgacgccgtcctcgatggTCAGGGTCAGCGTGTTGCTGCCCTGCTCGATGTCCCAGAGTCGCACAGTCCTGTCGCCACTGCCGGAGGCGATGGTGCGACCGTCGCGAGCAAAGTCGAGCGAGTAAATGTCCTGTTCGTGGCCTGCAAAGTGGTTGCGGATGGTTCTGGATGCAATGTCCCAAACCTACATGAGGGAGTCAGCATTGACAGTTCTCATGATGGCGGGAGCCCGTGTGGAGGGTCATCTTACTCGAATCAGCTTGTCCTCTGCGCCCGTAGCGAGATAGCGGCCGTCCGGACTGAAGCAGACACTCCTGATATACAGGTCGGCCGTCATGTCTTGGGCGTTGTGGTCCTCCAAAACACAGACCTTCTCGCCAGTTTGGACGTCGAAAATCTGGGCGGAGCGGTTGCAGCCAGTAGCCACGTACTTGCCGTCGTGACTAAACCTCACGCAGCACACGACACTCTCGTGGGTGAGGGAATGGACCAGGTCCACGTCCAAGACACGCTGGACCTGGGGGTTAAAGATGGCATACCAGTCGCTGCCGGTCTTCTTATTGTGGGGCGCCACGGCATCAACCTCAAGATCACCGAGCGAATTGCCAACCGGCGGTTGCCGAGGGCCGCCCATGCGCGCGTGGTCTGGAGTAGGGTGGCTGACTTGAGGGGACTGGGCATTTCCCGGGTAAGGCACCGGTGTGTTGATTTGGGGTGTCGCGGGGCCGACAGCATTCGGGGGGCGGCCAACGCCTCGCCTGCCGGGTCCTGGAGATGCGGTGCTTTGAGGGGGCTGAGGTCCCATGCCGTTGGAAACAGGACCCTGCGGATAGCCTTGCTGGTAGGGAGGCTGCTGGGCATTAGGATGCGGTGGTGGGACGGGGAGCCCAGGCGGGCCCTGAGCCATCTGGTGCTGAGGTCCTacctgctgctcctgggGCGGAGGATGCTGCTGGGGAGGAGCAAGCCCAGCCTGATTGCCaccggccatgatgccgctgAACAAGCCATTGCCGGGGGCAATCGAAGGAGGCTGCTGCGAGGGGCCGGCATGCTGGGGAGGCCCGGGGATGGCGGACGGAGGAGCGCCCTTGCGTGCAGCCTCTAGTTGGTGTCGAAGCATGCTGATCTCCTCCTCGTATCTGCGAGGCAAATGCCATGTGAGTCGGCTGCACCACGCCATTTGACTCGGAGAGACATCTCCCGCGATGATACGTACTTTTGCTTCAAAGTCATGTGGGTCTGCTCCATGGCGTAAACCTTTTCTCGGACGAGCTGCATCTCGCTCACTTGCGCGGAAACTGGGTTGACGAACGTTAGCGTGACGGGCGCAAAGGCTTTGCACGGCTGCAGACGAGGCGTAGAGGCAGCAGGGGGCCTACTTTGATGCTCGAAACTCTCCGTCTGGCGTAGCTGGGTATCGAACTCGGCCCTAATCTGATCGAGGAGCTCGTTGAGGCGGGCGGAGTTGCTGGGGGGCACGGCCCCCATGCCGCGGTGCGAATACATGGACATTGCTGTTCACTgcagggcgagcagcaggagacTGGCGGACGACTGTTGCGGTGGCTAGCGGCTGACTTGTACGCGAAGTAGGCCCTGGCCGCGAGGGAGCGgattggcgatggcggggggGTCGTCGCAGTCGCGGACGGTGCGTcgaggctgggctggctaGGCGCTGTTGATGCTGGCAACGGCAATGGCAAGACAGGCAGCGATGATACGACGACTTGAGAGTCGACCCTCGCGTCAAGCCGCAAAGGAGTCGCGTGCGACGATGGTTGGTGGCACGTCGTCAAAGAAGCGTAGCTGGAGCAGAGGTTGATgtgcacgacgacgatgagtcGATGGCAGGTCGCGGCGCGGAATGCGAGAGGCGAGACGGTTCTGCGCGACGAGCCTAACTAAGAGCAAGGTCAGGTGGTATCtatcggcgacgacggtAGAGATTGCCGCCGGGGGTGTGGTCGCGGGGAATGCAGCGTGGTGTgcaaaggcgccgaggaagagaaggGTGAGGAATTGAGGACGCGGGCTCGCGGACTGTGGTGGGTGAGCGGTTtgaggctggtggtggagtTGGTGGGAAAGGGGAGAAAAAAAGGTGAAGAAGGGAAAGGAAACGATGGAGGATGGTGGATGGCAAGGCACCCGCTGGGGATGATGGGATAGTGAGGTGGGTCCCCGCTGCCGTGGAAGCGCCTGCAGTGCAGCAGTGGAGTGGAGGCTTGCATTCGGCTGCTGGTGCAGGTGCCGGTGCAGGCGCAGCTGGTGTTGTCGGTCGGTGTGGTGGTACCCGGACCCGACTTTTTAGGTGATGGAGGGCGCTGTCCGGCGCGACCACCCACTGCTCCAGGtgatggtggaggaggtgcagcggtggtggtggtgcccgctgctgcgaggtgggcgtgcgggcgtgcgggcgtgcgcgctgcctgcccgtgtctggatggatggagaggTGGATGGCATGGGGTGGGTGCACAGGATGCGGCAACGTGGAGGTGctcccctgccctgcctgaGGGTGGTGAGCTGCAACGAGCAATGGGTGGaggggcggccgcccgagCCCATAGCACCCACCACCCCATCAAtcccctcgccgacgccaggaCAAGGCCGTGCCTGTGATCCGTGGTGTGGCCGCTCGAAACCAGCCAAAAGGTAAAAGGTTCCTTCACCTTGGCCCCagccggggggaggggggggaggttTACGGAGGTGCCAaggtgcatgcatgcatgcgcaGCACCACCCAAGGCCACTCCATCCTCCCAGCCCGGGAGGGTGCAGGGACACTGTGGGAGGATGCAGCAGGGGGCGGGGGCTAGCGCCACTGGTTGGTGTGGATGACATGCTGGTTGGCAGCAAGCCGATGGTtccgccggcgcagaggctgaagggggggggggaggggcgtgctGTTCATGTCTGAGTTGCCAGCCCAGCTCAGGGCGTGGcggaagggaagggggggtgcAATAACCGGCTGGGGAGGTGGCGGGTCCTGGTCCAGGCATCCTCCACTGCTTGCTAGTGCGGCCCCGTTGCACTAACAGCTGGGAGACATGATGGAGAGGTGCAGCCTGCACGGTTGCTATCTGGACTTGCCAGctgcggacggacgggcagggcagagcagggGCCGGGAGCCGCAACACCAGGGACTTTCCTCGACAGTGCGACAAGCGTGCCGGCGGGCCTTTGCCATATCGTTAATGGACACCAGGAAACGGCCCTTGCCGCTTTTGGCGGCCCAATGCGATGATGAGGTATCGCGGACGGTAGGCCGGATACTTGTGAAAAGTTGGCAAGCGACAGCCTGCCACCGCCCAGTCGCTCAGGCGTAACGACATCAACGCAAAGTCAATGGAGATGCCCAGCTTCTCggtcaccaccgccgccgccgccgccgccgccgcagcagcagcagcagcgcggccgtCATGGTGCTTCGTTCTGGCGCGGCGTTGTGCACATGTCGCCAGTCAATGGCTTGACTGGATGCGGAGTGCGGAAGACTGATCCGTAGGTGGTTTGATTTCTTTGCTCGATACTCGGGGATTCCGACCTCGCATCATGCCAACCCACAAGATGCCAACTCCGTAGGGGATGGTAGCCCTTCACTCCGTGCATGTCCACAGACGCGGTACCTCATGATGGGACAGGCGGGATTAATCGGTCGACGGTCCTGGTGGTACGTAATGCGCccaggtacctacagtacctgGTGCTATGCCACTTGCCCGGGGATCCGGCTCATGCGAACGGCGTTGGACGCGGTGGTGACCGACGACAAGATCAGACGGTTTGGGGATCCAACGTTGTTGTTGACCTGGAGCATGGACCCTGACCTGGCCAACCGACCAACAACTGGGGGTGCACGAGAGCAGCACGAGCCTCACCTCACTGCGACAGCCAGCCGACCGGCTCGATTAGTAGTCGCCACCATGTGTTTTGTACGACGCAGGGTTACGAGGCACTCAACCTCATGCAAGTCGTTGCTTTGGTGCCCGCCAGTGAGTGCAGTTGTTGGCTGCCTTGAGGCGACCGCTTGGCTGACGACAGGTCCGATATATCATGGCACCCATCAACTAGTATACAAGTCCCACAAGAGTGCGTGTGGATACGGAAGCAACTGTCGCGTCGCGTCCCATCGCATCGTGGTCGCCTGCGGGCatggcccggcggcgcggtctCTTCAagtgtgtgtgagtgtgtgtgtgtgtcgacAAGGAGCGacatatgtatgtacatgcACGCACATAGGAACTGAGCCTCGCTTGGTTGCTGATTCTCTGGTCTCATGGCATGCGAGACAGGTCTCAGCGACGGGGGCTTTCGCGGTGGTTGGCGCGTGAAACAAGCCGCATGCGCGGATTGCGTTTGCCATCAATGAATGATACGTACCTCGCCCCGGCGCGTACCTGACGtacgtcctcgacgggcagAATCACTGCGCTTCTTCACCTCCACTCCCAGCTCTGACCTCGCTGGGAACCTAGTGGCAAAGACGTCGAGGTGCCCGTAGCACTGCTGGTTACCTTATCTTAGGTGCCCAACCACAAGTGCGTTAGTAATGTTAGTTAGTATTTTAGCAAGTTAGTGCTTCGCCTGGACCGTGTACCGACATAGGGTATATCCACCACACCCAAGCACTGGCGGTTGAGCTGCGGGTGCGGCGCGCGGTGCCGTGCACACCCACTAGTAACGTTGGTGTGTGCCTGCTTGGCTGGCCGGAAGCGgcttcaacgacgacgcagcaATCTATAATTGTCAAGTGCCGTGCGCCTGCCCTGGCATTGGGAGAGC
Above is a genomic segment from Purpureocillium takamizusanense chromosome 2, complete sequence containing:
- a CDS encoding uncharacterized protein (EggNog:ENOG503NV48~COG:E~TransMembrane:11 (i237-256o262-282i309-330o336-358i365-390o410-431i452-471o491-510i552-572o578-601i613-632o)) — encoded protein: MADFGGPNSFRSFARSWQRAANFHEVIPRRPSLVMAGDGDDDRDDAPHYGRSVVSGGAATPHTSLLGQHLAASPQQQTSAGAGGASDGPSAGAYAYGSLAFRGEYRDGEGKAVDSEMASGALPTGSPSSRSSVFAVPPHLATPSVIGSYGSFRSSHYGTARTARSRSSFSHGSGWRILGVEGDGDAAAGFGGVSTGGEDVDATLALGEEQPILVKEVKQGGKILLTVEGQSTLPQSVFNSINAIIGVGLLSLPLAFKMSGWIIGLVLLTLTAAVTAHTAKLLGRCMQFDASLITYSDLAYVAFGARARVVVSALFTLELVAACVALVILFADSLHLLLPGIATVNTWKAVCAALILVLNAMPLRWLSYTSVVGIFSTFCIVCIVIIDGFIKEHGPGSLWEPAATYLLPSNWLSLPLAYGLMASPWGAHSVFPSIYRDMRHPHKWNKGVNATFSFSYVLDTCLAIIGILMFGDGIKDAITSNILKTTGYPEVLSILMCIFIAIIPLTKIPLNARPLITTADVICGIHATHHHHHHAQSATTRRSHVLTTSLRVLVRLCVVFVLLVISILFPAFDSVCAFLGAALCSLISVILPISFYLKLFWHSIPLRERLASWALLAVFSLMGLVGTVWTFLPKHLVGA
- the TPK2_2 gene encoding cAMP-dependent protein kinase catalytic subunit (EggNog:ENOG503NW6U~COG:T), with the translated sequence MECLRDKFVGGVLLDGRFQTISPLNHGSFGMVFMAQDLLTNQPVAIKCLTKKSAPGDAGLDFAVDDKSEEYALHSSLGNHPNIVNLIHSFETDAHVYLVMEFCSQGDLYEAIRNGHGPLQTEHVRQFMLQLVDSVDYIHSKGVYHRDIKPENIFLTQDGAMKLGDFGLATTDKWSYEMTVGSDRYMAPEQFDSAGAGYSPAAADIWAIGICLLNILFSRNPFTTPTEADPLFLDFSRDKQSLFDVFPDMSQDTYEVIVQCMNLDPKRRSLVGAREALMRVESFTTEDESLDDFCGAEKATVVSANREPLRTPSIQSPHVDSGAFPWAKALHASPHQARQLSAIPDDESYTEDLFSKSGETADWCSASIQTPSSSMLDSHLGLSLKSVAVGSTRFPKVSPTAGSLPISVAKPLTVSMSTVFGRRKDAVSKSWSDMWDEDEEEEHEREMQARQALNGRTWSHESSGTEKKEEDKSEGEATPHIIKGDVDEDLVADGFFFHDSDAVKKATPPTPRYSPPSKRFNFDKWAALGERRRGQGFKPLAEKSPILKAGRQIGLGYKSYEAGVLDHSYHNINNTNKSWGRERVKECPRNKGRDWNWRRDRRSDLGDIEWVGGW
- a CDS encoding uncharacterized protein (TransMembrane:11 (i310-329o335-355i382-403o409-431i438-463o483-504i525-544o564-583i625-645o651-674i686-705o)~EggNog:ENOG503NV48~COG:E), producing the protein MAHQSQNPTSWDEYDGRPSPSGSLTSSVLAEEQALIDDDDDGDGGDDGGRDGGTGVIFGHERRRSSVTNRLAAMADFGGPNSFRSFARSWQRAANFHEVIPRRPSLVMAGDGDDDRDDAPHYGRSVVSGGAATPHTSLLGQHLAASPQQQTSAGAGGASDGPSAGAYAYGSLAFRGEYRDGEGKAVDSEMASGALPTGSPSSRSSVFAVPPHLATPSVIGSYGSFRSSHYGTARTARSRSSFSHGSGWRILGVEGDGDAAAGFGGVSTGGEDVDATLALGEEQPILVKEVKQGGKILLTVEGQSTLPQSVFNSINAIIGVGLLSLPLAFKMSGWIIGLVLLTLTAAVTAHTAKLLGRCMQFDASLITYSDLAYVAFGARARVVVSALFTLELVAACVALVILFADSLHLLLPGIATVNTWKAVCAALILVLNAMPLRWLSYTSVVGIFSTFCIVCIVIIDGFIKEHGPGSLWEPAATYLLPSNWLSLPLAYGLMASPWGAHSVFPSIYRDMRHPHKWNKGVNATFSFSYVLDTCLAIIGILMFGDGIKDAITSNILKTTGYPEVLSILMCIFIAIIPLTKIPLNARPLITTADVICGIHATHHHHHHAQSATTRRSHVLTTSLRVLVRLCVVFVLLVISILFPAFDSVCAFLGAALCSLISVILPISFYLKLFWHSIPLRERLASWALLAVFSLMGLVGTVWTFLPKHLVGA